GTGATTTTTTATCTCTTCCAGCTTATCCATATCCTTAGGACTTGTCCCCAATGTATCAATCAAAATAATATCACAATGATTTAATTTGTTTAATTTTTCAACCATATCAATGGGATTATTAGCTACTTCAAAATCAATTCCTAGAATATTAGCATAGGTTCGTAGTTGTTCTACTGCTCCTATTCTATATGTGTCTATTGTTATTAGCCCTACCTTTTTCTTATTTAATAGATATTCTCTCGCTGCTAATTTTGCAATTGTTGTAGTCTTACCTACTCCTGTTGGTCCTATAAGAACATTTATCTTACTCAGGTGAACCTTCCTGTCTAGGGCAGTTTCCTTCATTACTATTTTTATAAAGTCCTTTCTTTCCTCCATGGAAAGAGATTCCTTTTCCTTATTTAACAGCTTACAATATGTTTCAAGCTGTTCCTTTAACTTTTCATTATTATTGGTGTAAAAATTAGTAATAGGCCTAGGCTGTATAGGTTGAGGAGCAGGCTCTTGAACTGGATTATTTTCTTCTACAGCCATTGTAACCTCTAGTTCCTTCTTCTTAAATATATTATACCATTTCCCAGTCCTGACTTCCCTTTGGCTGATAATAACAGCATCAGCACCAAGCTCATATTTAGCCCTTACAAGAGCCTCCTTCATATCACTAACTATATACTTCTTGATGATCATATGTTATTCACCAGCCCTACTGCTTCTATTTCAATATCATTAGGAACCTCGTTTATTGATAATACTGCCATATTAGGAAAGTTAAATGAAATAAGATTCCTAAAAGCTACTCTAATTCTCGGTGATGCCAATAGTACAGGATCCATCCCTTTACTTAAGCACTCATTGAATGTATTGTTTAAATTATCAAATACCTTAGTTATGACATTTGGTTTAAGTACAGGCATTGAGCCTGACATAGTCTTTTGAATATTGCTTCCTATCAGCTCTTCTAAATCTGGGTGTATAGTTATTACTTCAAGTTTTTCTTCCATATTTAGATAGTTTTTAACTATAGTTCTCTTTAAGGCATGTCTTACCTGCTCTGTTAATAATTCGATATCCTTTGTTGTAATACCATTATCCGCCAAAGACTCCAATATGGTAACTAAATCAAAAATAGGAACTCTTTCACGTAATAAATTCTGAAGAACCTTTTGAACATCTCCAAGAGTTAAAATATCAGGTATAAGTTCATCAACAACCACATCGTATTTATCCTTAATTCCTTCTAACAATTGTTTTACTTCTTGTCTTCCCAGTAATTCAGGACTATTTTCTTTAATTACCTCTTTAAGGTGGGTTACAAATACAGTAACAGGGTCTACAATTGTATATCCATTTAGCTCTGCCTTTTCTTTATTGTTCTCATCAATCCATAATGCATCGATTCCAAAGGCTGGTTCCTTTGTAGCAATGCCTTCTATTTCGAAGTCACTATTACCTGGATCTAATGCTAAATATTTATTTACATATAGGGTATTTCCTGCAACCCTATTGCCTTTTATCTTAATATTATATTCATTTGGTCCCAACTGAAGGTTATCTCTTATTCTAATTGGATTAACAATAATCCCCAACTCTTGGGCACACTGTCTTCGAATGGATGTAATCTGCGTCACCAAATTATCTTCTCTACCCTCATCAACCAAAGAAATAAGTCCATATCCAATCTCTACGGATATAGGTTCAACTTGGAAAGAAGTCACTCCTTCTACCTCTTTTTCTCTAGGTTGTACCTGCCTT
The DNA window shown above is from Tissierella sp. Yu-01 and carries:
- the flhA gene encoding flagellar biosynthesis protein FlhA, translated to MTVLLRNISNTFEKYTELIVAFVTVAIIGIIIIPLPSIFLDILLVINISIGVIVLLLTLFTKNVLEFSTFPTLLLISTMFRLSLNISATRLILSAGNAGFVIDAFANFVTGNNYVVGAVIYLIIVIVQIVVVTNGSSRVSEVSARFTLDAMPGKQMAIDADLNTGLIDEQTAKVRRNNLQREANFYGAMDGASKFTKGDAIAGIIITLINLIGGILIFAIQGMGIMEALDRFGKLTIGSGLVNLLPGLLISIASGILVTRSDDGQTFGKSVTEDLFGVSQVLMVTSVVLLIIAMVPAFPTIPFLIVAIIVGSVGYLLKENEKTEALAEMERENIRQVQPREKEVEGVTSFQVEPISVEIGYGLISLVDEGREDNLVTQITSIRRQCAQELGIIVNPIRIRDNLQLGPNEYNIKIKGNRVAGNTLYVNKYLALDPGNSDFEIEGIATKEPAFGIDALWIDENNKEKAELNGYTIVDPVTVFVTHLKEVIKENSPELLGRQEVKQLLEGIKDKYDVVVDELIPDILTLGDVQKVLQNLLRERVPIFDLVTILESLADNGITTKDIELLTEQVRHALKRTIVKNYLNMEEKLEVITIHPDLEELIGSNIQKTMSGSMPVLKPNVITKVFDNLNNTFNECLSKGMDPVLLASPRIRVAFRNLISFNFPNMAVLSINEVPNDIEIEAVGLVNNI